The genomic window GTTTTGatatcaacataaaatattacgaaattatCACATTGcaagaaaaatatgttcaaaagAATTTGACCATGACTTTTACAATGGTGTAAtgttatttcttaataattacCCTCGCAGGCGGATTCGTGAAGTTAATATTGATTGGTTAGATTGGTTAGTGGCCAACTTagtgtttgtggtgaactgtagttatgttaaacaagcgcgcgtgacttgtatcacggagacgatcagctcaaacactgcacctacatctatgttaTGTcacttaacacactgatcgtttagaCCGGTGATACAACTGTCTCTtatcaattgatatatctttgAATAGATAAAAGATTGCTTGTTGCAGCTGCATTTAAAAGGTGTGACATTCTTTGCTACTTATCCGACCGTACAAAAAAATACCTGACCTTTTTTTATTCTTCGCCCATGGTCAGTAgttaatgttttacaaaaaatataaataatggttTTGAGAGTAAAttaggttatttattttctgtgtgGATGGTAGTGGAAGGTAGTTTAATTTATGAGTTTTGGATTCGGTTTCTGGAACCTCCTCAACCCAGGTTAAAACGATACCCCtaggtaagactggttgtcagactttcaagcttctgactactgttaacgactgtcaaaaatcttcgaaaattaAAGTCGAAAcgcacaatttaacgtgcctttcgaaacacggaggaactcgatatgtaaaTGGTCACCTATCCACTAAAAACCTCGGCAAGTGCAGCTTAACCTCGGAGATCGATCCGGCTGTTGTTCCTTTTGATAATAGCAAAACGACCGCCAAAATCATAGCACGACCGCCATTATAACCCACAATaccataattaaataaaacaatcgaGAATGTCATTGGCAGACAACGTAATACCTTcgtcagtaaaaaaaaactaacgtTCCTTTTTTGAAATGAGCGGAAGTGTCGATTTCGATTATGGCGCGTCCGTCCGGGCGGGAAGATGGCGCGGCGCGTTTCCGCTCAATACACgtacttttttatgaaaaaatattgtatttttcgtTGACAGATGCTCTTATGGccatgtgtttatttttttgtatgaaatgtgaAATTTTATCAGCTGCTGTGAGCACGGGCtgtttttaaaagtagtttattaTACACATGAATAAGTTTTTTcctgaggcgcccatagccagtaattgcgctcaccggtcagtaaactaTCTGTCGGCtaagcaatccttggcgcggtcattccatagatgggtgaccgtatagtggtactttatcgtatgattagtggtcaacctagtgtcaaagttgttcaagaccgaaaggcctttgacatggcttaacgactgttatcgtaattgacaacaaccgggaccgacattttacgtgccctccgaagcacggagacgctcagttcgaTTACCACCGACCACGATCGGAGCCTGCGACCGTTATTTTACTTTAGGTAGTGCATATGAGACAGTTCGCAAGCGAGAACGAGACAGGAGACGGATCATAAGTAAAGTTGCGTGTGCCCTCTCTGGTCTTTGTCTCATGtcacttttttattaaagacaactcccgcactaataatttcTCGTATCgaacttttacaagcatacaaacaacggacacaaagtacaaccagacctgcaacaattatttgtggatcgcacaaataattgtttcgtgtgggaatcgaaaccacgacgcaatggtagcggggtggcaacctaaaccacggAGGCAATCAAAGTCTCTGCCGTGGCGCGAATtccttgttattttaaattcatctGATTCGAAGTTAAGACTCGTAATCTTAAAATCTAGgcataaaaatacaatcttttgataaggtaataaatatgttatttcatTGTAATCTGTCACCGGACGTTCACTTCCTTTATTGATCTGATATAAGGATTATTATGTTGCTAGATTGTTTAACGCGGTTCCACTCGTGTTGTGATAAAAATGTCATAATCTATGAAAGGTAGCTGTAGGTGACATTTCATCAAATTCTGATCAGCAGTTTTGAGTGTATGATAACGTGTATGTGTAtatgcaagggaagtttgtaaggatcgtactaagtagcgttctttgcctatccctatgggaaaaaggcgtgattatatattatgtattatcatatacatataaataactcaaaggtgactgactgacatagtgatctatcaacgcacagtccaaaccactggacggatcgagctgaaatttggcaggcaggtagatattatgacgtagacatccgctaagaaaagattttgatcaattctacccccaaggggatataACAGGAGACGaaagattttatgaaaattctgtccttaGTCACAAACGACGCGAACGAAGTATGGATTTTGATTTAGCATCAACCGGATTCAAATCTAACAAAACAATTGTATAGCCTCACCTACCGGATATAACACAAAAATCGGGAAATACCACCACAATAGTATTGAACAAAAACCATTGATCATATGAGCGCCATTTTACAGGAAACGGATGTGGACCAGTAATACTGTAATATGGTGGAATTATGTCattatagccgagtggtataagttggtactggtgttgcaggttcgaacccgaggccaCCAATGAGTTtaccaagttatgtgtgtattagaaataattatcacttgttccaacggtgaaggaaaacatcgtgatgctaccttgcatgtctgagagttctttggaatagttcttgaaggtatgcaaagtccccaacccgcagttggtcagcgtggtggactcaaggcctaacccctccctaaggagacccatgcccagcagtgggacattaatgggttaaattttaattatttcctgtGGAAATAGACAAAGAAATAacaacgtcacttggtacgatccttacaaacttcccttgcttcattcacatacatacatggttgtcatacaggaccgccggttacgagtagcacctgacctttttacaagacatcaccgatatgatgtgtgtgtctttctagggcgttttttaataataagctAGCTTTTCAACCGCGGCTTTGGCCGTGTGGAATTCCCAAAATCCTAAgaaatgttcatagcaaatgtcaagtttgtacgctcagtagtttcgactgtgcgttgtccatcagtcagtcagtaacggaagagttttattgaaaactagctgacccgcgcaacttcgcttgcgtcacataagagagaatgggtcaaaattttccccgtttttgtaacattatgtattcgtactctgctcctattgttcgtagcgtgatgatatatagcctatagccttcctcgataaatgggctatctaacactgaaagaatttttcaaatcggaccagtagttcctgagattagcgcgttcaaacaaacaaactcttcagctttataatattagtatagataattataatattaatgtgatattttctattgttttcagATAACTCAAAATGCCGACCCAAGCTCGCTGCGACAGAGTGCCCCCTCCTCATGCCAAATGGGATGCCCTGGACCTCAGGGTCTTGCAAGAAGATGACCTGCCTCTAGGTAAATACTTATGATgtcagttcttgaaggtatgcaaagtccccaacccgcagttggtcagcgtggtggaattAAGGCCTGACCTTATTTcgggaggagacgcttgcccagcagtgggacattaaaaaaccctattttcataactttttactaattaattaattgctggattcatttttttataaaaatactagcggacccgacagacgttgtcctgtctacacgtcaaaaaaacattgtcctgcggacaaaattgtgaatctaaaccattctcagatccccttgaacacacacaaaaaaaatcatcaaaatcggtccagtcgtttgagagaagttcagtgacatacacacttacagaagaattatatatataaagataaacattaaattaatacattagataataattttatatgtacaaacgaaaaaaaataaagaaattaatcaattattttacttcCACAGACCCTCGAACCTGGGGCCGCTCGGAGGTAGGCACGTGGGTGGCCCGCCGTGGTGGTCTACCTGAACGGTTCCCGATGAACGGGAAGGCATTGTGTTTGATGTCCAAAGATATGTTCGCGAGTCGAGTCCCGGGCAACGGACATGTTTTATATCAggtaattacatacatacatacaatcttTCACTTGACTATGTCTGTGGTCTCGATAGTAGCGAATACAACTATTGTTCACGAGATCAcggattcgattcccagttCGGGGAATGTGATATTAGGTTTATGTATCAGTTTAAATGTGTTCAAAAGTAGCTCAATTTGAAACTTTTTCAGAATTATGATTTCCTAGataaatttcatctaaatcggcTAAGCAATATACCCGTCATATcttataaacaaacttatttacacttttaaaattcaagtactaatgaaatgtatttttttttcaggacTTCAGAAGACGTTTATCAAAAGCATTGGCGCTTCAAGAATTAGTAGAAAAATTATCTGGACActgaaaactaatatttttatgtaataagaGGCTTAtatcttaagaaaatataatatcacgaTAGTGTAGGGACACACCCGTCgaacattattttgaaagaaagaaagaaaataaaaaaatgaaatttcgtaaaaataaaatcttgaaatatatggtcaatttgggtaactttgaatcatttggttaatattgacagtgggaatatgaactagtttcgattatttttcatatgaaaccaacatttttgtttttttttggtttttgaaTTTACAATTCTCCCTCTAGGCCAGCGATATCCGTCGATAGTTTATTGAAACCCACGTTAAACTATCCTTATATATAATTTGAAACTATGCACTTACTATGTTCctaaaaaatagataattttgtatattttagtaaaatttgttGTACTGTATtagttactttattaattaGGATTTCCTGTATATGATTTTTGGGTTGGGGCCCTTCTGATTTTAGGGCCCCTCGACTTACAGAGGCCTTACAGTCTATTACAAAAGTAAATCATTGCTAAttatctcaaaaatataaagatCTGTGTGATGGGTCCCAAATTTCAAAAGGCCCTGAAATATATACGACCTCTATGGGCCCTTAGATCATCAATAAGCGCTAATGTCTATT from Anticarsia gemmatalis isolate Benzon Research Colony breed Stoneville strain chromosome 28, ilAntGemm2 primary, whole genome shotgun sequence includes these protein-coding regions:
- the edl gene encoding ETS-domain lacking — encoded protein: MPTQARCDRVPPPHAKWDALDLRVLQEDDLPLDPRTWGRSEVGTWVARRGGLPERFPMNGKALCLMSKDMFASRVPGNGHVLYQDFRRRLSKALALQELVEKLSGH